From a single Lactococcus carnosus genomic region:
- a CDS encoding bifunctional transcriptional activator/DNA repair enzyme AdaA yields MTSKSKNEVYYQALLNRDTAYDGLFFVGVKTTGVFCHASCSARKPKYENCEFYKTAEKALLVGYRPCKICKPLSYPQELPTEIQVLIDHVEQDPYKKWKDYDFRQIGVTSYTARRLFKKIYGITFIEYARARRLGIAFQNFKKGSKLIDQQVLLGYESYSGFDDAFSKIMGNPQQRKDGKILYGELISTPLGNMLSLSDQHYLYLLEFMDRRALDTEIDDLRKTHNYSIVFGQTEIAKKLKDELGRYFNGQLDQFSIPLYCIGSAFQKQVWEVLKHLPIGTTATYKDIARTLGDVNKVRAVGNANGKNKLSILIPCHRIIKSDGTIGGYGGGVARKQYLLKLEEKWANDVENG; encoded by the coding sequence ATGACGAGTAAATCAAAAAACGAGGTTTATTACCAGGCCTTACTTAATCGTGATACAGCTTATGATGGCCTATTTTTTGTAGGCGTCAAAACTACGGGCGTTTTCTGCCATGCCTCATGTAGTGCGCGAAAACCTAAATATGAAAATTGTGAATTTTACAAGACTGCTGAGAAGGCGCTATTAGTCGGCTATAGACCGTGCAAGATTTGTAAACCACTCTCTTATCCTCAGGAGTTGCCAACAGAAATACAAGTCTTGATTGATCATGTCGAACAAGATCCCTATAAAAAATGGAAAGACTATGACTTTAGGCAGATTGGGGTGACGTCATATACTGCTAGAAGACTGTTTAAAAAGATATATGGGATTACCTTTATTGAGTATGCGCGTGCAAGAAGACTTGGCATTGCCTTTCAAAACTTCAAAAAAGGCAGTAAATTAATCGACCAACAAGTCCTGCTTGGCTATGAATCCTATAGTGGCTTTGATGACGCCTTTTCAAAAATAATGGGTAATCCACAACAAAGAAAAGATGGCAAGATTTTATATGGTGAGCTCATCTCGACGCCACTCGGGAATATGTTATCTTTGAGTGATCAACATTATCTATACTTATTAGAATTTATGGATCGACGTGCTTTAGACACTGAGATTGATGACTTAAGGAAAACGCACAACTACAGTATTGTCTTTGGGCAAACCGAAATTGCTAAAAAATTAAAGGATGAGCTTGGGAGATACTTTAACGGGCAACTAGATCAGTTCTCAATCCCCCTTTATTGTATTGGGTCAGCCTTTCAAAAACAAGTATGGGAGGTTTTAAAACACCTACCAATCGGCACGACGGCCACTTATAAGGATATTGCACGTACTTTGGGAGATGTGAATAAAGTACGTGCTGTCGGGAATGCGAATGGTAAAAATAAACTGTCGATCCTCATCCCATGTCATAGGATTATCAAGAGCGATGGGACAATCGGCGGTTATGGTGGTGGTGTAGCGCGCAAACAGTATCTGCTGAAACTAGAAGAGAAATGGGCTAATGACGTAGAAAATGGATGA
- a CDS encoding cryptochrome/photolyase family protein, which yields MYSVVWFRQDLRIQDNQALYHACQQLKKDDKLVLLFQVNPDQFLSDSLNHQAFFESVRHFKAILDGKAHLQIQYGEPKHLFTQLKETLPNWDKIYFNQDTSGYGAKRDKEMIAFFAQNQISHFSFQDRYLHGADDIKTQKNEVYKVFTPYYNQWKERLKATPLTIDFQTDQVLTDILFPDDEQRFSELTKHDDGRGPVGEQAAIWQLKQFLSYDVANYDAARDIPSLDQTSHLSQFLRTGELSIRTLWQALQELPTSQGRLTFEKELCWRDFYHMIYTHAPHQKTQPLRPEFSFIKWENDKEKFQLWQTGQTGFPIVDAAMRQLNQTGWMHNRLRMITASFLTKDLLINWRWGEWYFQKQLIDYDPASNIGGWQWAASTGTDAVPYFRIFNPTTQSEKFDPDGLFIKTYVPELANLPIKFIHQPEKMTSIDQAMYGVILDKDYPSPMVDHKARRKLAISTYEDSKAYYQDQLAHGNR from the coding sequence ATGTATTCAGTCGTATGGTTTCGTCAAGACTTAAGAATTCAAGATAATCAAGCGCTCTATCATGCCTGTCAACAATTAAAAAAAGACGACAAACTTGTCTTACTATTCCAAGTTAATCCAGATCAGTTTCTATCAGATAGCCTCAACCATCAGGCTTTTTTTGAGAGCGTCCGTCACTTCAAAGCAATCCTAGATGGCAAGGCCCATCTCCAGATTCAATATGGAGAACCTAAACACCTGTTTACCCAACTAAAAGAGACACTACCTAATTGGGATAAAATCTATTTCAACCAGGATACCTCAGGATATGGTGCCAAAAGAGATAAAGAAATGATCGCATTTTTTGCCCAAAATCAGATATCCCACTTCAGCTTTCAAGATCGCTATCTCCATGGTGCTGATGACATCAAGACACAAAAAAACGAGGTCTATAAAGTCTTTACTCCTTATTATAATCAATGGAAAGAACGTCTAAAAGCCACCCCTTTGACCATTGATTTTCAAACTGATCAGGTGCTAACTGACATCCTGTTTCCTGATGATGAACAACGGTTTAGTGAGCTTACTAAACATGATGATGGGCGTGGACCTGTCGGTGAACAGGCTGCCATCTGGCAATTAAAACAGTTTTTAAGCTATGATGTAGCAAACTATGACGCTGCACGAGATATCCCATCTTTAGATCAGACGAGCCATTTATCACAGTTTTTGAGAACAGGAGAACTGTCGATTCGAACCCTTTGGCAGGCCTTACAGGAATTACCGACTTCGCAAGGTCGACTCACCTTCGAAAAGGAACTGTGCTGGCGTGACTTTTACCATATGATTTACACGCATGCACCCCATCAAAAAACACAACCACTGCGCCCTGAATTTAGCTTCATCAAATGGGAAAATGACAAGGAAAAATTTCAGCTATGGCAAACAGGCCAGACCGGTTTCCCGATAGTTGATGCTGCCATGCGCCAGTTAAACCAAACAGGGTGGATGCATAATCGATTACGGATGATTACCGCCTCATTTTTAACAAAGGACTTACTGATTAACTGGCGATGGGGAGAGTGGTATTTCCAGAAACAACTGATTGATTATGATCCTGCTAGTAATATTGGCGGCTGGCAATGGGCAGCCTCAACTGGTACAGATGCTGTCCCTTATTTTAGGATTTTCAACCCTACAACCCAATCTGAAAAGTTCGATCCCGATGGTCTTTTTATCAAGACCTACGTACCAGAATTAGCGAACCTCCCCATTAAATTTATACATCAACCAGAGAAAATGACCAGCATCGATCAAGCCATGTATGGTGTTATCTTAGACAAAGATTACCCAAGCCCCATGGTTGACCACAAAGCGAGACGAAAACTCGCTATCTCTACATATGAAGATAGCAAAGCCTATTATCAGGATCAGTTGGCACATGGTAACAGGTGA
- a CDS encoding class A sortase — protein sequence MKGNNVKKIRRLLVNLFLVLLLLIGLGLIFNKGLRNMMLAYQSNQYQITKVSKKTIKQNNQKGVGDFEFAKVNPISFEDVMKSQWKNQKLPVIGGIAVPDLGINLPIFRGVGNSELMYGAGTMKENQVMGQANYTLASHHVSGVTGAPNLLFTPLERAEKGMMIYLTDKDTVYQYQIRDKKVMSPDHVEVIDDHQGVKELTLVTCDDLEAVNRIIVFADYLKSFPEDQAESHVKKAFESSYNQFSNF from the coding sequence ATGAAAGGTAACAATGTGAAGAAAATCAGACGACTGCTTGTGAATCTCTTTTTGGTGCTACTTTTACTTATTGGCTTGGGTTTGATCTTCAATAAAGGCCTAAGAAATATGATGTTGGCTTACCAAAGTAACCAATACCAAATTACCAAGGTGTCTAAAAAGACGATTAAGCAAAATAACCAAAAAGGTGTTGGTGATTTTGAGTTCGCTAAAGTCAATCCGATTTCATTTGAAGACGTGATGAAGAGCCAATGGAAAAATCAGAAGCTCCCTGTTATTGGTGGTATTGCAGTGCCCGATTTAGGTATCAATTTGCCGATATTTCGTGGTGTTGGCAACAGTGAATTGATGTATGGTGCTGGCACGATGAAGGAAAATCAGGTCATGGGTCAAGCTAACTATACCTTAGCAAGTCATCATGTATCTGGCGTAACCGGTGCACCAAACCTGCTTTTCACACCACTTGAACGCGCTGAAAAGGGCATGATGATTTATCTAACCGATAAAGATACTGTTTATCAGTATCAAATTAGAGATAAAAAAGTGATGTCACCAGATCATGTGGAAGTCATCGATGATCATCAAGGGGTGAAAGAGTTGACCTTGGTGACCTGTGATGATTTAGAGGCAGTTAATCGAATTATTGTCTTTGCAGATTACCTGAAATCATTTCCAGAAGATCAGGCTGAAAGTCATGTCAAAAAAGCATTTGAATCAAGTTACAATCAGTTCTCAAACTTCTAA
- the pcrA gene encoding DNA helicase PcrA, with the protein MNPLLQGMNARQAEAVEATEGPLLIMAGAGSGKTRVLTHRIAYLIEEKEVNPWNILAITFTNKAAREMRERAINLNPRAQDSLIATFHSMCVRILRRDADHIGYNRNFTIVDPGEQRTLMKRILKELNVDPKQFTERTILGTISNSKNELVTAEIYEKNADDLYTKIVAKAYKRYETELKRSESMDFDDLIMNTILLFDKNPDVLAYYQGKFQYIHVDEYQDTNHAQYQMVQLLAKRFKNLCVVGDADQSIYGWRGADMQNILDFEKDYPQAKVVLLEENYRSTKTILQAANEVINHNKNRRPKELWTQNADGEMIVYNRSGDEREEANFVAGQINYEQDQHDRSYADFAVLYRTNAQSRAIEEALLKSNIPYTMVGGTKFYSRKEIRDVVAYLNVIANSRDNISFERIVNEPKRGVGPKALETLRDFATQQNSSLLDASRDVTLSQLKGKAAAELFNLAHVLLNLADDVDQFTITELVAAVLDKTGYRQALAVQTTSLEAQNRLENIEEFLTVTQNFDKKEAEAPAEEEAGLDKLSRFLNDLSLVADTDSYEETAQVTLMTLHAAKGLEFPVVFLVGMEEGVFPLSRQAEDEDELEEERRLAYVGITRAEAVLYLTNASTRMLFGRTSYNQPSRFLREIDDSLLTYTGQARKANTSFNATYKSSVSQSQFGSGVSLSDAIKGRKSATSSVKRAIGQAPKAVADWGIGDIAQHKKWGNGTVLDVSGTGSNMELKIAFPEVGLKRLLAQMAPITKVEK; encoded by the coding sequence ATGAATCCATTATTACAAGGTATGAACGCTAGACAAGCAGAGGCGGTTGAGGCGACAGAAGGGCCATTATTGATTATGGCTGGCGCAGGGTCTGGTAAAACGCGTGTCTTAACACACAGAATTGCTTATCTGATTGAAGAAAAAGAAGTTAATCCTTGGAATATTTTAGCGATAACCTTTACAAACAAAGCAGCTCGTGAAATGCGTGAACGGGCGATTAATTTAAATCCCCGTGCGCAAGATTCACTCATTGCAACTTTTCATAGTATGTGTGTCCGAATTCTAAGAAGAGATGCTGACCATATCGGCTACAATCGAAATTTTACGATTGTTGATCCTGGTGAGCAACGGACTTTGATGAAACGTATTTTAAAAGAGCTAAATGTGGATCCTAAACAGTTTACTGAGCGTACGATTTTAGGGACGATTTCAAATAGTAAAAATGAGTTAGTCACAGCTGAGATCTATGAGAAAAATGCTGATGATCTCTATACAAAAATTGTTGCAAAAGCCTATAAGCGTTATGAAACTGAATTAAAGCGTAGTGAATCGATGGATTTCGATGATTTGATCATGAATACGATTTTGTTATTCGATAAAAATCCAGATGTACTGGCTTACTATCAAGGGAAGTTTCAATATATTCATGTGGATGAGTATCAAGATACCAACCATGCCCAATACCAGATGGTGCAGTTACTTGCTAAACGGTTTAAAAATTTATGTGTAGTAGGTGATGCCGACCAGTCTATCTACGGCTGGCGTGGTGCTGATATGCAAAATATTTTAGACTTTGAAAAAGATTATCCACAAGCAAAAGTTGTCTTATTAGAAGAGAATTATCGCTCAACTAAGACGATTCTCCAAGCAGCAAATGAGGTCATCAATCATAATAAAAATAGACGACCTAAAGAACTTTGGACTCAGAATGCTGATGGCGAGATGATAGTCTATAATCGGTCAGGTGATGAGCGAGAAGAGGCAAATTTTGTAGCGGGTCAAATTAACTATGAACAAGACCAACATGATCGCAGCTATGCTGATTTTGCCGTTTTATATCGGACAAATGCCCAATCACGGGCGATTGAAGAAGCCTTACTGAAGTCTAATATCCCTTATACCATGGTTGGTGGGACTAAGTTCTATTCTCGTAAGGAAATTCGAGATGTTGTCGCCTACCTTAATGTGATTGCAAATAGTCGTGATAATATCTCTTTTGAGCGAATTGTTAATGAACCCAAGCGAGGTGTTGGACCCAAAGCCTTAGAAACACTTCGGGATTTTGCGACCCAACAAAATAGTTCTTTACTTGACGCATCCCGTGATGTGACCTTAAGTCAGCTAAAAGGGAAGGCAGCAGCAGAGCTGTTTAATTTAGCGCATGTCTTGCTGAATTTAGCTGATGATGTCGATCAGTTTACGATTACTGAATTGGTAGCAGCAGTGCTGGATAAGACGGGATATCGTCAAGCTTTGGCAGTGCAAACAACGAGTTTAGAAGCACAAAACCGCTTAGAAAATATCGAAGAATTTTTGACAGTCACACAAAACTTCGATAAAAAAGAAGCAGAGGCACCTGCAGAAGAAGAAGCAGGTCTTGACAAGCTTAGTCGTTTCCTAAATGATCTGAGTCTTGTTGCCGATACAGATAGTTATGAGGAAACCGCTCAAGTGACACTGATGACGCTACATGCGGCTAAGGGACTAGAGTTTCCAGTCGTCTTCTTAGTTGGTATGGAAGAGGGCGTTTTTCCACTTAGCCGTCAGGCAGAAGACGAAGATGAACTCGAAGAAGAACGCCGCCTAGCCTATGTTGGGATTACGAGAGCAGAAGCTGTTCTCTACTTAACAAATGCTAGCACACGGATGCTTTTCGGTCGGACAAGCTATAATCAACCATCACGATTTTTACGCGAGATAGACGATAGTTTGTTAACCTACACAGGTCAAGCCAGAAAAGCAAATACGAGCTTTAACGCGACCTATAAGTCTAGTGTCAGTCAATCTCAGTTTGGGTCAGGCGTTAGTCTCTCAGATGCTATCAAAGGCAGGAAATCTGCGACCTCATCTGTCAAGCGAGCTATAGGTCAAGCACCTAAGGCAGTAGCTGATTGGGGGATTGGTGACATCGCCCAACATAAAAAATGGGGTAATGGTACGGTCCTCGATGTATCAGGAACAGGGTCAAATATGGAGCTGAAGATCGCCTTTCCAGAAGTTGGGTTAAAGCGGTTGTTGGCACAAATGGCACCGATTACTAAGGTTGAAAAATAG
- the gyrA gene encoding DNA gyrase subunit A yields MQDKNLVSVNLASEMKTSFIDYAMSVIVARALPDVRDGLKPVHRRILYGMNELGVTPDKAHKKSARITGDVMGKYHPHGDSAIYESMVRMAQWWSYRHMLVDGHGNFGSMDGDGAAAMRYTEARMSKIALEMLRDINKKTVDFADNYDGTEREPVVLPARFPNLLVNGTTGIAVGMATNIPPHNLGETIDAVKLIMDNPDVTTRDIMEVLPGPDFPTGALVMGRSGIHRAYETGKGSITLRSKSEIEITKSGKERIVISEFPYMVNKAKLHEHIVRLAQEKRIEGITSVRDESNRDGVRFIIEVRRDASANVILNNLYKLTSVQTNFSFNMLAIVDGAPKILSVKEILTHYIAHQKEVITRRTQFDKEKAEARAHILEGLLIALHADNIDEIIKIIRGSKTDAIAQAELIARFDLSDRQSQAILDMRLRRLTGLERDKIQKEYDELLALIADLIDILANPERIVTIIKEEMDEIKRKFADKRRTELLVGEVLSVEDEDLIEEEDVLITLSNKGYIKRLNQDEFRAQNRGGRGVQGSGVSDEDFIKHLVSTSTHDHLLFFTNKGRVYRMKAYEIPEYGRQAKGLPIVNLLKLDENETIQTVINVERSEQERFLLFTTLRGIVKRTNANHFANIRTSGLIALNLREDDELVNVLMTTGQEELIIGTHNGYSVRFKENILRDMGRTATGVKGVNLRDGDFVVGSSTINDSQEVLVVSENGLGKRTSAEHYPTKGRGGKGIKVMNVTERTGKLAGLVTVNGSEDLMLITDTGVVIRTNVDNISQTGRSAQGVKVMRLDEDAKLVTFALVASEVELTAADQTETGSEEVASEAD; encoded by the coding sequence ATGCAAGACAAAAATTTGGTTAGTGTTAATCTAGCCAGTGAAATGAAAACGAGTTTTATCGATTATGCCATGAGCGTCATCGTTGCCCGTGCCTTACCAGACGTTCGTGATGGGTTGAAACCTGTCCATCGTCGGATTCTTTATGGCATGAATGAGCTAGGTGTGACCCCTGATAAAGCGCATAAAAAATCTGCTCGTATTACTGGTGACGTCATGGGTAAATACCATCCACATGGTGACTCAGCGATTTATGAATCGATGGTTCGCATGGCCCAATGGTGGAGCTATCGCCATATGCTTGTTGATGGTCATGGTAACTTTGGTTCCATGGACGGTGACGGTGCCGCTGCTATGCGGTATACCGAAGCACGGATGAGTAAAATTGCGCTTGAAATGTTGCGTGATATTAACAAAAAAACAGTTGATTTTGCAGATAACTATGATGGTACAGAGCGTGAACCAGTTGTTTTACCTGCGCGTTTTCCCAATCTTTTAGTGAATGGGACGACGGGTATTGCAGTGGGGATGGCGACAAATATCCCACCGCATAATTTAGGTGAGACGATCGATGCTGTCAAGCTGATCATGGATAATCCTGACGTTACGACCCGTGATATCATGGAAGTATTACCTGGTCCAGATTTCCCAACTGGTGCTTTAGTCATGGGCCGGAGCGGGATTCACCGTGCCTATGAAACGGGTAAAGGCAGTATTACCTTACGTTCAAAATCAGAGATTGAAATCACTAAGTCTGGTAAAGAACGCATCGTCATTTCTGAGTTTCCATATATGGTAAATAAAGCTAAATTGCATGAGCATATCGTGCGTTTGGCGCAAGAAAAACGGATTGAGGGTATCACATCAGTTCGTGATGAGTCAAACCGTGATGGTGTACGATTTATCATCGAAGTGAGACGCGATGCCTCAGCAAATGTGATTTTAAACAATCTTTATAAATTAACAAGTGTCCAAACAAACTTTAGCTTTAACATGCTAGCAATCGTCGATGGTGCGCCAAAAATTCTGTCAGTTAAAGAAATTTTAACGCATTACATCGCCCACCAAAAAGAAGTGATTACACGTCGGACACAGTTTGATAAAGAAAAAGCTGAAGCGCGTGCACATATTTTAGAAGGCTTACTTATCGCCTTACATGCAGATAATATTGATGAGATTATCAAAATTATCCGTGGCTCGAAAACTGATGCGATTGCGCAAGCTGAATTGATTGCACGATTTGACTTATCTGATCGCCAATCTCAAGCCATTCTTGATATGAGATTACGTCGTTTGACAGGCTTGGAACGTGATAAGATTCAAAAAGAATACGACGAGTTATTAGCTTTGATTGCTGATTTGATCGATATTTTAGCAAATCCTGAACGTATTGTAACGATCATCAAAGAAGAGATGGACGAAATCAAACGTAAGTTTGCAGATAAGCGTCGGACAGAGCTACTTGTTGGTGAAGTTCTCAGTGTTGAAGATGAAGACTTAATCGAAGAAGAAGATGTTTTGATTACTTTATCAAATAAAGGCTATATCAAACGTTTAAATCAAGATGAATTCCGTGCGCAAAATCGTGGCGGTCGTGGTGTTCAAGGCTCAGGTGTATCTGATGAAGATTTCATCAAACATCTTGTCTCGACTTCCACACATGATCATCTGCTTTTCTTTACCAATAAAGGCCGTGTATACCGCATGAAAGCCTACGAAATTCCAGAATACGGTCGTCAGGCTAAGGGATTACCAATCGTTAATCTACTTAAGTTAGACGAAAATGAGACGATTCAAACGGTAATTAACGTTGAACGTTCAGAGCAAGAACGCTTCTTACTCTTTACTACCTTACGTGGGATTGTCAAACGGACAAATGCTAACCATTTTGCAAACATCCGAACAAGTGGCCTGATTGCCTTGAACTTACGGGAAGATGATGAACTCGTCAATGTCTTGATGACAACAGGTCAAGAAGAGCTGATCATTGGAACGCATAATGGCTATTCTGTCAGATTTAAAGAGAATATCTTACGTGATATGGGTCGTACAGCAACCGGTGTTAAAGGGGTTAACCTACGTGACGGTGACTTTGTTGTTGGCTCAAGCACAATCAATGATAGCCAGGAAGTATTAGTTGTGAGTGAAAACGGTCTAGGTAAACGGACAAGTGCTGAACACTATCCGACTAAAGGTCGTGGTGGTAAAGGAATCAAGGTCATGAACGTGACAGAACGGACTGGTAAATTAGCTGGACTGGTCACTGTTAATGGCTCTGAGGACCTGATGCTGATTACTGATACTGGCGTTGTTATACGGACCAATGTTGATAACATTTCACAAACTGGCCGTAGTGCCCAAGGGGTTAAAGTTATGCGTCTAGACGAGGATGCTAAACTTGTTACCTTTGCTTTAGTCGCATCAGAAGTTGAGCTAACAGCAGCTGATCAGACTGAAACTGGTTCTGAGGAAGTGGCTAGTGAAGCAGATTAA
- a CDS encoding FAD:protein FMN transferase, whose protein sequence is MNKKLGLAVLLFGISLILMSCGSPKRDLRSKPYVKEVFTMGTYIKITSYDKGHEKDIAAALDIAKDYDKKTSVNQSGSELDAVNDQAGIKPVKVGKKVYALLKSAYSYSEKENGFDMLIGALTSLWHIGFDDARKPSQEEIDRAIPLVSYKAMTFDDKKQTVYLTHKGAKLDLGAITKGYVSDRMADYLKDHGVTTAIVDLGSSSLVLIGNSHRGDNIPWTIGIKDPNKEVSDQVGLLDAENESVATSGIYERFLKVDGKIYPHILDPKTGYPFENDIQSVTVVSKKGVDGDALSTTIFGLGTKKGLDFVEKTKGIEAIFVDKDNKVYVTKKLANRFELDKSSHYKLGNLSDLK, encoded by the coding sequence ATTAATAAAAAACTAGGACTAGCTGTCTTGCTTTTTGGTATCAGTCTAATCTTGATGTCTTGTGGCAGTCCTAAACGGGATTTAAGGTCAAAACCTTATGTCAAGGAAGTTTTTACGATGGGGACTTACATTAAGATTACATCTTACGATAAAGGGCATGAAAAAGATATTGCTGCTGCATTAGACATCGCTAAAGACTATGATAAGAAGACATCAGTCAACCAATCTGGTAGTGAACTAGACGCTGTAAACGATCAAGCAGGGATTAAACCCGTCAAAGTAGGCAAAAAGGTTTATGCCTTATTAAAGTCAGCCTATAGCTATTCTGAGAAGGAAAATGGCTTTGATATGCTGATTGGTGCCCTAACAAGTCTCTGGCATATCGGCTTTGATGATGCTAGGAAACCAAGTCAAGAAGAGATTGACCGTGCCATACCTCTTGTTTCTTATAAGGCGATGACCTTTGATGATAAAAAGCAAACAGTTTATCTGACGCATAAAGGGGCAAAGCTTGACTTAGGTGCCATTACCAAAGGTTATGTGTCAGACCGGATGGCAGATTATTTAAAAGACCATGGTGTGACAACAGCGATTGTCGATTTAGGGTCATCAAGTTTAGTTTTGATAGGTAACTCTCATCGTGGAGATAACATTCCCTGGACGATTGGGATTAAAGATCCGAATAAGGAAGTATCAGATCAAGTAGGCTTATTAGATGCTGAGAATGAGTCTGTGGCTACATCGGGTATTTATGAGCGATTCTTAAAAGTAGATGGTAAAATTTATCCGCATATTCTCGATCCTAAAACTGGCTACCCTTTTGAAAATGATATCCAGAGTGTCACAGTAGTCAGCAAAAAAGGTGTCGATGGGGATGCCTTATCGACAACAATATTTGGGCTTGGGACTAAAAAAGGACTTGACTTTGTTGAGAAGACTAAAGGCATAGAAGCGATTTTTGTTGATAAAGACAATAAAGTCTATGTCACAAAAAAATTGGCCAATCGATTTGAGTTAGATAAGAGCTCCCACTACAAACTGGGGAACCTTTCTGATTTAAAATAA
- a CDS encoding glucose PTS transporter subunit IIA, whose product MDVKHTATQIIKYVGGKKNIRHFEYYATRLLFTLKDNSLIDIAKLEALDRVIGVEKSDQCQIIIGNGSLSIYDELLCQLSDLSDHQQDMDEQDKHWGADLLDFVMSIFQPLLPAVASGSILKAALLLSAMLGLTNTSNATYQLLYIVAGAPLYLLPILVAITTANKLKVNQIVAVSLVGALLLPELTTMLSEGARFMGVGIQNVPYASQVLPAILAVLLYAEVEQFLIRVSPKPLRTFFAPMMSLLFIVPFTLLVLGPFGYNMGSVLSAGIFGLYGHIGWLAVALLAALAPFMVVAGMHKAMVPYVSATLAKTGSELLYLPASLAHNISEAGASFAVALRTKDRHLKSTALFAGISALFGFTEPALYGVTIFNKRVLYGVMTSGFIGGGIAGFFTLKAFTLLSPGIANIRMFISRGHAMNFTWALVALAASFVISFIIVLVIYKEDKISEAVKRAQASETILTSPLVGKVIALSDVTDKIFSSSMVNKGIAIIPETGDLLAPIDGIISILFPTQNALVLTTEDGAEILCHIGVDTVQLSSSYFSSDIKQGDQVKQGQRLIHFDLSKMKQDGHDTTVICLLTNLEDYEVEPHNISKKVVTSQAVLTLMPNE is encoded by the coding sequence ATGGACGTTAAACACACAGCAACACAGATCATAAAGTACGTAGGTGGCAAAAAGAATATTAGGCATTTTGAATATTATGCGACTAGACTACTTTTTACTTTAAAAGATAATAGTCTTATCGATATAGCGAAACTTGAGGCGCTAGATCGAGTGATTGGGGTAGAAAAATCAGACCAATGTCAGATTATCATTGGGAATGGTAGCCTATCCATATATGATGAGTTACTTTGCCAATTAAGTGACTTGTCTGATCATCAACAGGATATGGATGAGCAGGACAAGCATTGGGGCGCAGACTTATTAGATTTTGTCATGTCAATTTTTCAACCCTTGTTACCAGCAGTTGCTAGTGGCAGTATATTAAAGGCCGCATTACTATTGTCCGCAATGTTGGGGCTGACAAATACAAGTAATGCAACTTATCAGTTACTTTATATCGTCGCAGGTGCACCGCTATACTTGCTCCCCATCTTAGTTGCAATCACCACAGCAAATAAGTTAAAGGTAAATCAGATTGTTGCGGTGTCACTTGTTGGTGCCTTGCTCTTACCTGAATTAACAACCATGTTATCAGAAGGCGCGAGATTCATGGGTGTTGGCATACAGAATGTACCTTACGCTTCTCAAGTCCTACCCGCAATTTTAGCAGTCTTGTTATATGCTGAAGTTGAACAATTCCTTATTCGGGTATCACCTAAACCGCTGAGAACTTTTTTTGCACCTATGATGAGTCTTTTGTTTATCGTGCCATTTACCCTACTCGTACTTGGGCCTTTTGGTTACAATATGGGAAGTGTTTTATCAGCTGGTATTTTTGGGTTATATGGTCATATAGGCTGGTTAGCGGTTGCCTTACTTGCGGCATTGGCACCGTTTATGGTAGTTGCTGGTATGCACAAAGCGATGGTACCTTATGTGTCAGCTACTTTGGCTAAGACGGGTAGTGAGTTACTGTACTTGCCAGCATCTTTAGCACATAATATATCGGAAGCTGGCGCATCTTTTGCTGTTGCGTTAAGGACGAAAGATCGGCACTTAAAATCAACGGCCTTGTTTGCCGGTATTTCAGCCCTGTTTGGCTTCACAGAACCAGCCCTTTATGGTGTGACAATTTTTAATAAACGTGTGCTTTATGGTGTGATGACCTCCGGTTTTATAGGGGGTGGTATTGCAGGGTTCTTTACACTAAAAGCCTTCACACTACTGAGTCCTGGCATTGCAAATATCCGGATGTTTATCAGTCGTGGTCATGCCATGAATTTTACATGGGCTTTGGTTGCTTTAGCGGCATCTTTTGTTATCTCATTTATTATCGTACTTGTTATTTATAAAGAAGATAAGATTTCAGAAGCAGTGAAGCGAGCGCAAGCATCGGAAACAATCTTAACTAGCCCCTTGGTAGGTAAAGTTATTGCCCTATCTGATGTGACGGATAAGATATTTTCAAGTAGTATGGTAAACAAGGGGATTGCTATTATTCCCGAAACTGGGGACTTACTAGCACCGATTGATGGGATCATTAGTATCCTATTTCCTACGCAAAACGCCTTGGTGCTAACAACAGAGGATGGGGCAGAGATATTGTGCCATATCGGTGTAGATACGGTTCAATTATCAAGCAGCTATTTTTCGTCTGATATTAAGCAAGGCGATCAGGTCAAACAGGGCCAACGGCTCATTCATTTTGATCTTAGCAAAATGAAGCAAGATGGTCATGATACGACAGTGATTTGTTTACTGACTAATCTAGAAGATTATGAGGTTGAGCCACATAATATCTCCAAAAAAGTTGTGACATCTCAAGCAGTTTTAACACTGATGCCAAATGAGTAA